The following are from one region of the Sandaracinus amylolyticus genome:
- a CDS encoding HEAT repeat domain-containing protein — translation MENQLEPNDDLPALPNVPATDDALDKANRQVAGLDDDQVVKKIGTRTSMFGRVVTLLLIVGMLGLGGAWYVRDQAYQARWAAYDAAQATGDQAQFLRMIREELPRAQFDDVRMRIMQKMGQYRDADSVAVLIPFLDQEGRMRAHAARALAEIGSPAADSAKPHLLRVLPQTDDRDRAPVVWALAVLNEPAAADAIIAEFENGRLQHQRHPAFDPRIVVNAVGVQRLAAPELTGHESVAVRTLVAQALSEAGTPDVIDPLSRMILDAQNTGEEGHNVLRIAAAGLGRIGDPRAATPLFQLMQRDPAMRVAVLEALRRSTGARGLTVLLGSAGDAATKRDLVVMLRATHDPAAADALAGMLSSDDEMTRTEAAHGLAELGDVRAAPALLTIAQATPADAGRGALEAMLNLEIPADVASQLVPMLSDDAFLNRRASVMRVLGRARSRDAETALVRNLEGDDIASAALALADMGSDAGYTALMRIIPRGRDQDFAQYMGMAGVPLQREYDNRTAAVRAIGRYGRVDAAEAMMTIIEDPQDDIRLRNDAGLALGAIADDAVLQQVLAKVQQTDLDEAARRYYLGALWQRPSRAMSSALLDLIANAATPPDVRSPAAIAVGYAADPANDARLIQMLEADQTRVAASLAIALGGSDEAANALVTRLQSDADLRQVLQDALMNETNDWFNLITSDLWDSGQVMRRIRVARILNEGGQGFAWVPLMSRLRSGWEGTHGLSGRDVRNRFFAMLRGDDAAQRVLAARLLGDMQETGLLMAARDEAGNGSEEARNVLFELNRPQTEGDEGAEDEELEE, via the coding sequence ATGGAGAACCAGCTCGAACCGAACGATGACCTGCCGGCGCTTCCGAACGTCCCCGCGACGGACGACGCGCTGGACAAGGCCAACCGGCAGGTCGCCGGTCTGGACGACGACCAGGTCGTCAAGAAGATCGGAACGCGTACCTCGATGTTCGGCCGCGTCGTCACGCTGCTGCTGATCGTCGGCATGCTCGGCCTCGGGGGCGCTTGGTACGTGCGCGACCAGGCGTATCAGGCGCGCTGGGCCGCGTACGACGCCGCCCAGGCGACCGGCGACCAGGCGCAGTTCCTCCGGATGATCCGCGAAGAGCTGCCGCGCGCGCAGTTCGACGACGTGCGCATGCGGATCATGCAGAAGATGGGTCAGTACCGCGACGCCGACTCGGTGGCGGTGCTGATCCCCTTCCTCGACCAGGAAGGACGCATGCGCGCCCACGCCGCGCGCGCCCTCGCCGAGATCGGCTCGCCGGCCGCCGACAGCGCGAAGCCGCACCTGCTGCGCGTGCTGCCGCAGACCGACGATCGCGACCGCGCCCCGGTGGTGTGGGCGCTCGCGGTGCTCAACGAGCCCGCGGCCGCCGACGCGATCATCGCGGAGTTCGAGAACGGTCGCCTCCAGCACCAGCGTCACCCCGCGTTCGACCCGCGCATCGTGGTGAACGCGGTCGGCGTGCAGCGCCTCGCGGCGCCCGAGCTCACCGGGCACGAGTCGGTCGCGGTGCGCACGCTCGTCGCGCAGGCGCTCTCGGAGGCGGGCACCCCCGACGTCATCGACCCGCTCTCGCGCATGATCCTCGACGCGCAGAACACCGGCGAAGAGGGCCACAACGTGCTGCGCATCGCGGCCGCGGGCCTCGGGCGCATCGGTGATCCGCGCGCCGCGACGCCGCTCTTCCAGCTCATGCAGCGCGACCCCGCGATGCGCGTCGCGGTGCTCGAGGCGCTCCGTCGCTCGACCGGCGCGCGCGGCCTGACCGTGCTGCTCGGCTCGGCGGGCGACGCGGCGACCAAGCGCGACCTCGTGGTCATGCTGCGCGCGACCCACGATCCGGCCGCGGCCGACGCGCTCGCGGGCATGCTCTCGAGCGACGACGAGATGACGCGCACCGAGGCGGCCCACGGCCTCGCCGAGCTCGGCGACGTGCGTGCGGCCCCGGCGCTGCTGACGATCGCGCAGGCGACCCCGGCCGACGCGGGCCGCGGCGCGCTCGAGGCGATGCTGAACCTCGAGATCCCCGCCGACGTCGCGTCGCAGCTCGTCCCGATGCTCTCGGACGACGCGTTCCTCAACCGCCGCGCGTCGGTGATGCGCGTGCTCGGCCGTGCGCGCTCGCGCGACGCCGAGACCGCCCTGGTGCGCAACCTCGAGGGCGACGACATCGCGTCGGCCGCGCTCGCGCTCGCCGACATGGGCTCGGACGCCGGCTACACGGCGCTCATGCGCATCATCCCGCGCGGTCGCGATCAGGACTTCGCGCAGTACATGGGCATGGCGGGCGTGCCGCTGCAGCGCGAGTACGACAACCGCACCGCGGCGGTGCGTGCGATCGGCCGCTACGGTCGCGTCGATGCGGCCGAGGCGATGATGACGATCATCGAGGACCCGCAGGACGACATCCGCCTCCGCAACGACGCGGGCCTCGCGCTCGGTGCGATCGCGGACGACGCGGTGCTCCAGCAGGTGCTCGCGAAGGTGCAGCAGACCGACCTCGACGAGGCGGCCCGCCGCTACTACCTCGGCGCGCTCTGGCAGCGCCCGAGCCGTGCGATGTCGAGCGCGCTGCTCGACCTCATCGCGAACGCGGCGACCCCGCCGGACGTGCGCAGCCCGGCCGCGATCGCGGTGGGCTACGCGGCGGATCCTGCGAACGACGCGCGCCTGATCCAGATGCTCGAGGCCGATCAGACGCGCGTGGCGGCTTCGCTCGCGATCGCGCTCGGCGGCAGCGACGAGGCCGCGAACGCGCTGGTGACGCGCCTCCAGAGCGACGCGGATCTGCGCCAGGTGCTGCAGGACGCGCTGATGAACGAGACGAACGACTGGTTCAATCTCATCACCAGCGACCTCTGGGACTCGGGCCAGGTCATGCGCCGCATCCGCGTCGCGCGGATCCTCAACGAGGGCGGCCAGGGCTTCGCGTGGGTGCCGCTCATGTCGCGTCTTCGCAGCGGCTGGGAAGGCACGCACGGTCTGAGCGGACGTGACGTGCGCAACCGCTTCTTCGCGATGCTGCGTGGCGACGACGCGGCGCAGCGCGTGCTCGCGGCGCGTCTGCTCGGCGACATGCAGGAGACCGGTCTCCTGATGGCGGCGCGCGACGAGGCCGGCAACGGCAGCGAGGAAGCGCGCAACGTGCTCTTCGAGCTGAACCGCCCGCAGACCGAGGGCGACGAGGGCGCCGAGGACGAGGAGCTCGAGGAGTAA
- a CDS encoding HU family DNA-binding protein translates to MTKSELIDAVAKRTKITKSRAELVVNCIFETMTTSLERGEGIEIRGFGSFTVRDYKPYNGRNPRTGKPVPVPEKRLPFFKVGKELKELVNQGTGPISEDDDDDDDDDVTSDDDDSEG, encoded by the coding sequence ATGACGAAGTCCGAGCTGATCGATGCGGTCGCCAAGCGGACCAAGATCACCAAGAGCCGCGCCGAGCTCGTGGTGAACTGCATCTTCGAGACGATGACCACCTCGCTGGAGCGCGGGGAGGGCATCGAGATCCGAGGCTTCGGCAGCTTCACCGTCCGCGACTACAAGCCCTACAACGGGCGGAATCCGCGCACGGGGAAGCCGGTGCCGGTGCCCGAGAAGCGGCTGCCGTTCTTCAAGGTCGGCAAGGAGCTCAAGGAGCTCGTCAACCAGGGGACGGGCCCGATTTCCGAGGACGACGACGACGACGACGACGACGACGTCACGTCGGACGACGACGACTCCGAGGGCTGA
- the tyrS gene encoding tyrosine--tRNA ligase — MATLSAEEQLRVLVRGSVDLVSEADLKARLEESVRTGRPLKIKAGFDPTRPDLHLGHTVLMTKMRQFQELGHEVIFVVGDFTAAIGDPSGKNKTRPPLSREEIEHGAKTYAEQAFKVLDETRTRIEHNSGWLGAMQFADVIRLAGKYTLARMMERQDFKMRWENESSISLHELLYPLAQAYDSVQLQADVELGGTDQLFNLMVGRDLMKEYGLRPQVVMTTPILEGTNARFEDGRIVGDKMSKSLDNYVGVSEAPEEMLGKLMSIGDEVMWRYYELLSAESTATIAERRSDCANGRMNPRDAKMALAKELVARFHTPADAERVHAAWDKQFSQRQVPDSMPEHESAGAPLALVQALVIAKLASSNSDARRKIEQGAVDVDEQRVKDTKAVLEAGRHVLRAGRHYAAITVR, encoded by the coding sequence GTGGCGACCCTCTCCGCGGAAGAACAGCTGCGCGTGCTCGTGCGCGGCAGCGTCGATCTCGTCTCCGAAGCCGACCTGAAGGCGCGGCTCGAGGAGTCGGTGCGCACCGGACGCCCGCTGAAGATCAAGGCGGGCTTCGATCCCACGCGCCCCGACCTGCACCTCGGGCACACCGTGCTGATGACGAAGATGCGCCAGTTCCAGGAGCTGGGACACGAGGTCATCTTCGTCGTCGGCGACTTCACCGCGGCGATCGGCGATCCCAGCGGCAAGAACAAGACGCGCCCGCCGCTCTCGCGCGAGGAGATCGAGCACGGCGCGAAGACCTACGCCGAGCAGGCGTTCAAGGTGCTCGACGAGACCAGGACGCGCATCGAGCACAACTCGGGCTGGCTGGGCGCCATGCAGTTCGCCGACGTCATCCGCCTCGCCGGCAAGTACACGCTCGCGCGGATGATGGAGCGCCAGGACTTCAAGATGCGCTGGGAGAACGAGTCGAGCATCTCGCTGCACGAGCTGCTCTACCCGCTCGCCCAGGCCTACGACTCGGTGCAGCTCCAGGCCGACGTCGAGCTCGGCGGGACCGATCAGCTCTTCAACCTGATGGTCGGGCGCGACCTGATGAAGGAGTACGGCCTGCGCCCCCAGGTCGTCATGACGACGCCGATCCTCGAGGGCACCAACGCGCGCTTCGAGGACGGGCGCATCGTCGGCGACAAGATGAGCAAGTCGCTCGACAACTACGTCGGCGTGAGCGAGGCGCCCGAGGAGATGCTCGGCAAGCTGATGAGCATCGGCGACGAGGTGATGTGGCGCTACTACGAGCTGCTCTCCGCGGAGTCGACCGCGACGATCGCGGAGCGTCGCAGTGACTGCGCGAACGGCCGGATGAACCCGCGCGACGCGAAGATGGCGCTCGCGAAGGAGCTGGTCGCGCGCTTCCACACGCCGGCGGACGCGGAGCGGGTGCACGCGGCGTGGGACAAGCAGTTCAGCCAGCGCCAGGTGCCGGACTCGATGCCGGAGCACGAGAGCGCGGGCGCGCCGCTCGCGCTGGTCCAGGCGCTGGTGATCGCGAAGCTCGCGAGCAGCAACAGCGACGCGCGGCGGAAGATCGAGCAGGGCGCGGTCGACGTCGACGAGCAGCGCGTGAAGGACACCAAGGCGGTGCTCGAGGCGGGACGGCACGTGCTGCGCGCCGGTCGCCACTACGCGGCGATCACCGTTCGCTGA
- a CDS encoding glutamate--cysteine ligase: protein MAVSSDSEQRPIRSLDDLLEPFHHACKPREAWRVGTEAEKHGVVLPDLTPIPFEGDRGIAEVLRRLANDAGWDLVCEGATCIQLVRGQASITLEPGAQLELSGAPLLTIHETAREHDEHLREVHAIGQALGLSWMGLGFHPFARREELPWVPKVRYPIMREYLPTRGHLALDMMLRTCTVQANLDYASEADAMRKLRASLRVQPIASAMFANSPFVEGRITGERSRRVAVWLAVDPDRSGLLPFAWNEGATFRDYVEWALDVPMFLVKHESRLIRNTGQTFRAFWRDGFDGAHPTMGDWLTHLNTLFPEVRLKKTIETRGADSQRADLVPALAALWKGVIYDDGALAATESLGARWTHDEIEAVRPAIARDGLRAKLAGREVGEWASELLGIAERGLRAQRALDEQGRDETIHLAPLRALIERGMTPADALLAQIDPKAPLAPQVVELTKL from the coding sequence ATGGCGGTCTCCTCCGACTCCGAGCAGCGTCCGATCCGGTCGCTGGACGACCTGCTCGAGCCCTTCCACCACGCGTGCAAACCCCGCGAGGCCTGGCGCGTCGGCACCGAGGCCGAGAAGCACGGAGTCGTCCTCCCCGATCTCACGCCGATCCCGTTCGAGGGCGATCGCGGCATCGCGGAGGTGCTGCGGCGCCTCGCGAACGACGCCGGCTGGGACCTCGTGTGCGAAGGCGCGACCTGCATCCAGCTGGTGCGCGGTCAGGCGTCGATCACGCTCGAGCCGGGCGCGCAGCTCGAGCTCTCGGGCGCGCCGCTCCTGACGATCCACGAGACCGCGCGCGAGCACGACGAGCACCTGCGCGAGGTCCACGCGATCGGCCAGGCGCTCGGGCTCTCGTGGATGGGCCTCGGCTTCCATCCGTTCGCGCGGCGCGAAGAGCTGCCGTGGGTCCCCAAGGTCCGGTACCCGATCATGCGCGAGTACCTGCCGACGCGCGGACACCTCGCGCTCGACATGATGCTGCGCACCTGCACCGTGCAGGCGAACCTCGACTACGCGAGCGAGGCGGATGCGATGCGCAAGCTGCGCGCGTCGCTGCGCGTGCAGCCGATCGCATCCGCGATGTTCGCGAACAGCCCGTTCGTCGAAGGACGGATCACCGGAGAGCGCAGCCGCCGCGTCGCGGTGTGGCTCGCGGTCGATCCCGATCGCTCGGGGCTCCTTCCGTTCGCGTGGAACGAGGGCGCGACGTTCCGAGACTACGTCGAGTGGGCGCTCGACGTCCCGATGTTCCTCGTGAAGCACGAGAGCCGTCTCATCCGGAACACCGGGCAGACGTTCCGCGCGTTCTGGCGCGACGGGTTCGACGGCGCGCATCCGACGATGGGCGACTGGCTCACGCACCTCAACACGCTCTTCCCCGAGGTGCGCCTCAAGAAGACGATCGAGACGCGCGGCGCGGACTCGCAGCGCGCGGACCTGGTGCCCGCGCTCGCGGCGCTGTGGAAGGGCGTCATCTACGACGACGGCGCGCTCGCGGCGACGGAGTCGCTCGGCGCACGCTGGACGCACGACGAGATCGAGGCGGTGCGTCCGGCGATCGCGCGCGACGGATTGCGCGCGAAGCTCGCGGGCCGCGAGGTCGGCGAGTGGGCCTCGGAACTGCTCGGCATCGCGGAGCGCGGCCTCCGCGCGCAGCGTGCGCTCGACGAGCAGGGACGCGACGAGACGATCCACCTCGCGCCGCTGCGCGCGCTCATCGAGCGCGGCATGACGCCCGCGGACGCGCTGCTCGCGCAGATCGATCCGAAGGCGCCGCTCGCGCCCCAGGTCGTCGAGCTCACGAAGCTCTGA
- a CDS encoding bactofilin family protein has product MSSRSAEGVIGPQLVVRGRLDGKGDLRVEGVLEGELDLEGDVAVGPDGTLVGPLRARSVEVAGEVHGDVLAGDTVAIRAGGRVQGDVRARRIAIDDGAALHGGIEMDFDLEEEEARR; this is encoded by the coding sequence ATGAGCAGCCGTTCCGCCGAGGGCGTGATCGGCCCCCAACTCGTGGTGCGGGGCCGTCTCGATGGCAAGGGTGACCTGCGGGTCGAGGGTGTCCTGGAGGGCGAGCTCGATCTCGAAGGGGACGTGGCGGTCGGTCCCGACGGAACGCTCGTCGGTCCGCTGCGCGCGCGCAGCGTCGAGGTCGCGGGCGAGGTGCACGGCGACGTGCTCGCCGGCGACACCGTGGCGATCCGCGCCGGCGGCCGGGTGCAGGGCGACGTGCGGGCGCGGCGGATCGCGATCGACGACGGCGCGGCGCTCCACGGTGGGATCGAGATGGACTTCGATCTCGAAGAAGAAGAGGCGCGTCGATGA
- a CDS encoding bactofilin family protein, whose amino-acid sequence MSRGSVLPEGMRLAGEIRGQGDLVVAGTIEGPIAIDGHLTIEATGVVRGEVKARAVVLRGTLTGPAVAEETIRLESGARMIGDARAERVSVVEGALLRGRITMTGAQAARRSSAGQVPAVERRTTPGAVSAPTPPTIATAAGIAPRAAAGVIVEPRVSRDEEFETRATGRFVRRSEAPPAPPAEAEATITRPRDRRPPEPVIPGVGRQRARRKDGGMAS is encoded by the coding sequence ATGAGCCGAGGCTCGGTGCTGCCCGAAGGGATGAGGCTCGCGGGCGAGATCCGCGGGCAGGGCGATCTGGTCGTCGCGGGGACGATCGAGGGGCCGATCGCGATCGACGGTCACCTGACGATCGAAGCGACGGGCGTGGTGCGCGGCGAGGTGAAGGCGCGCGCGGTGGTGCTGCGCGGGACGCTCACCGGACCCGCGGTCGCAGAGGAGACGATCCGGCTCGAGTCGGGCGCGCGGATGATCGGTGACGCGCGCGCCGAGCGCGTGTCGGTCGTCGAGGGCGCGCTGCTTCGCGGTCGCATCACCATGACGGGCGCGCAGGCGGCGCGTCGCTCGAGCGCGGGGCAGGTGCCGGCGGTCGAGCGCCGAACGACGCCGGGCGCGGTGAGCGCGCCGACCCCGCCGACGATCGCGACCGCGGCCGGCATCGCGCCGCGCGCCGCGGCGGGTGTGATCGTCGAGCCGCGGGTGTCGCGCGACGAGGAATTCGAGACGCGCGCGACGGGTCGCTTCGTGCGCCGGAGCGAGGCTCCGCCGGCACCTCCTGCCGAGGCCGAGGCGACGATCACGCGCCCGCGCGATCGCCGTCCGCCCGAGCCGGTGATCCCGGGCGTCGGCAGACAGCGCGCGCGCCGCAAGGACGGAGGGATGGCATCGTGA
- the pyrE gene encoding orotate phosphoribosyltransferase yields MTAKHLAPAGTRERLLELLRTRCFARKKVVLASGRESDFFIDCKQAVLLAEGHVLVGELMLEAALALPTHPVAVAGVELGGCPLASAVALVSFQRDVRTERGVGLDAIYVRKQAKDHGSQRQLEGDVGLQPNDPVVVVEDVVTTGGSTLRAIERLRERGLTVAGVVAIVDRLEGGAENVRAAGVHLTSLFTRHDFIPA; encoded by the coding sequence GTGACCGCGAAGCACCTGGCGCCGGCGGGAACCCGCGAGCGCTTGCTCGAGCTGCTGCGCACCCGCTGCTTCGCGCGGAAGAAGGTCGTGCTCGCGTCGGGTCGCGAGAGCGACTTCTTCATCGACTGCAAGCAGGCCGTCCTGCTCGCGGAAGGGCACGTGCTGGTCGGCGAGCTGATGCTCGAGGCGGCGCTCGCGCTGCCGACGCATCCGGTCGCGGTCGCGGGCGTGGAGCTCGGCGGTTGTCCGCTCGCGTCGGCGGTGGCGCTCGTGTCGTTCCAGCGCGACGTGCGCACCGAGCGCGGGGTCGGGCTCGACGCGATCTACGTGCGCAAGCAGGCGAAGGATCACGGCAGCCAGCGTCAGCTCGAGGGCGACGTCGGGCTGCAGCCGAACGATCCGGTGGTGGTCGTCGAGGACGTGGTGACGACCGGTGGCTCGACGCTGCGCGCGATCGAGCGGCTGCGCGAGCGCGGGCTCACGGTGGCGGGCGTGGTGGCGATCGTCGATCGCCTCGAGGGCGGCGCCGAGAACGTGCGCGCGGCGGGCGTGCACCTGACGTCGCTCTTCACGCGGCACGACTTCATCCCTGCGTGA
- the rpmG gene encoding 50S ribosomal protein L33, with protein sequence MRDLIKLTCEQCGRANYHTSKNKRTMPEKFVIKKFCAACRTHKPHKEGKISKG encoded by the coding sequence ATGCGGGACCTGATCAAGCTCACCTGCGAACAGTGCGGTCGCGCGAACTACCACACGTCCAAGAACAAGCGGACGATGCCGGAGAAGTTCGTCATCAAGAAGTTCTGCGCCGCGTGCCGCACCCACAAGCCGCACAAGGAAGGCAAGATCTCGAAGGGCTGA
- a CDS encoding formimidoylglutamate deiminase, producing MTPVRLEGDHLVLPGLASAHSHAFQRALRARTQRRAATTGSFWSWRGLMYELAARVTPDDVFDLSRFAFVELARAGVTAVGEFHYLHHDTSGAPYADRLALSHAVIRAAREAGVRITLLRVVYQRAGTNRPPEGAQHRFCDPRLDDALADVDALAAHYANDPLVRIGIAPHSVRAVPRETLRECASFARARSMPVHAHVAEQRREIRECLAEHGRRPVELLADEGVLDARFVAVHATHLRPHDARLLGDARAFACVCRTTERDLGDGLADVAAMRAAGVRLCTGADSHAISDPFEEARAVELDDRTRAEARHVAADADDLLAALAGEGYASIGWDDAEREDEVRLDASDPALVGTGTSSDAVIWGASPRCVREVRVAGRTIVADGQHVAEAEARAGYVRALARLGLS from the coding sequence ATGACGCCCGTCCGACTCGAAGGAGATCACCTCGTCCTGCCCGGCCTCGCGAGCGCGCACTCGCACGCGTTCCAGCGGGCCCTGCGCGCGCGCACCCAGCGACGCGCCGCGACCACCGGCTCGTTCTGGAGCTGGCGCGGCCTGATGTACGAGCTCGCTGCGCGGGTCACGCCCGACGACGTCTTCGACCTCTCGCGCTTCGCGTTCGTCGAGCTCGCGCGCGCCGGGGTCACCGCGGTCGGCGAGTTCCACTACCTGCACCACGACACGAGCGGCGCGCCCTACGCCGATCGCCTCGCGCTCTCGCACGCCGTGATCCGCGCCGCGCGCGAGGCCGGCGTGCGCATCACGCTGCTCCGCGTCGTCTACCAGCGCGCCGGCACGAACCGCCCGCCCGAGGGCGCCCAGCACCGCTTCTGCGACCCCCGCCTCGACGACGCGCTCGCCGACGTCGACGCGCTCGCCGCCCACTACGCGAACGATCCGCTGGTGCGCATCGGCATCGCGCCGCACAGCGTGCGCGCCGTCCCCCGCGAGACCCTGCGCGAGTGCGCGTCGTTCGCCCGCGCCCGCTCGATGCCCGTCCACGCGCACGTCGCCGAGCAGCGCCGCGAGATCCGCGAGTGCCTCGCCGAGCACGGCCGCCGCCCGGTCGAGCTCCTCGCCGACGAAGGCGTGCTCGACGCGCGCTTCGTCGCGGTCCACGCGACCCACCTCCGCCCCCACGACGCGCGCTTGCTCGGCGATGCCCGCGCGTTCGCGTGCGTGTGCCGCACCACCGAGCGCGACCTCGGCGACGGCCTCGCCGACGTCGCGGCGATGCGCGCGGCCGGCGTCCGCCTCTGCACCGGCGCCGACAGCCACGCGATCAGCGATCCGTTCGAAGAAGCGCGCGCCGTCGAGCTCGACGATCGCACTCGCGCCGAGGCGCGACACGTCGCCGCCGACGCCGACGATCTGCTCGCCGCACTCGCGGGCGAGGGCTACGCGTCGATCGGATGGGACGACGCGGAGCGCGAGGACGAGGTTCGCCTCGACGCGAGCGATCCCGCGCTGGTCGGCACGGGCACCAGCTCCGACGCGGTCATCTGGGGCGCATCGCCACGCTGCGTGCGCGAGGTCCGGGTCGCCGGCCGCACGATCGTCGCGGACGGCCAGCACGTGGCGGAAGCCGAGGCGCGCGCCGGCTACGTGCGTGCCCTCGCGCGGCTGGGGCTTTCGTGA
- a CDS encoding RluA family pseudouridine synthase: MSNVSIVVDAAHDGATLAAVVRESLGAASGEAVPWSRARDLCRTGRVTVDGALARDDAMRVKAGAKVDIAPTAPKRTEGVLPREAVLHLDADVIVVNKPAGVVTVPFEPGERDTLVDRVRALVTRIEKARRQERGGGARDPMVGVVQRLDKDTTGVLVLARTMSAKRALEDQLREHSVERRYLAIAHGDVPTAKHETMLVQDRGDGLRGSWGRFRGHAGPPPEHAKRAVTYVRRIEALRGATLVECRLETGKQHQIRIHLSEAGHPLVGEPVYVRDHAGPRIAAPRPMLHAGTLGFVHPRSGETVRFEAAPPPDFDACLASLRQR, from the coding sequence TTGAGCAACGTCTCGATCGTCGTCGACGCGGCGCACGACGGCGCGACCCTCGCCGCCGTCGTGCGCGAATCGCTCGGCGCGGCGAGCGGCGAAGCGGTCCCGTGGTCGCGCGCCCGCGATCTCTGTCGCACCGGGCGCGTGACCGTCGACGGTGCGCTCGCGCGCGACGACGCGATGCGCGTGAAAGCGGGCGCGAAGGTCGACATCGCGCCGACCGCGCCGAAGCGCACCGAGGGCGTGCTCCCGCGCGAGGCAGTGCTGCACCTCGACGCCGACGTGATCGTCGTGAACAAGCCCGCGGGCGTCGTGACCGTGCCCTTCGAGCCGGGCGAGCGCGACACGCTCGTCGATCGCGTGCGCGCGCTGGTGACGCGCATCGAGAAGGCGCGGCGCCAGGAGCGCGGCGGCGGTGCGCGCGATCCGATGGTCGGCGTCGTGCAGCGGCTCGACAAGGACACGACGGGCGTCCTCGTGCTCGCGCGCACCATGAGCGCGAAGCGCGCGCTCGAGGACCAGCTGCGCGAGCACAGCGTCGAGCGTCGTTACCTCGCGATCGCGCACGGTGACGTGCCGACCGCGAAGCACGAGACGATGCTGGTGCAGGATCGCGGCGACGGACTGCGCGGCTCGTGGGGCCGCTTCCGCGGTCACGCCGGTCCGCCGCCCGAGCACGCGAAGCGCGCGGTCACGTACGTGCGACGCATCGAAGCGCTCCGCGGCGCGACGCTCGTCGAGTGCCGGCTCGAGACCGGCAAGCAGCACCAGATCCGCATCCACCTGAGCGAAGCCGGCCATCCGCTGGTCGGCGAGCCGGTGTACGTCCGCGATCACGCGGGCCCACGCATCGCCGCGCCGCGCCCGATGCTGCACGCCGGCACGCTCGGCTTCGTGCACCCGCGCAGCGGCGAGACCGTGCGCTTCGAGGCGGCACCGCCGCCCGACTTCGACGCGTGCCTCGCGTCGCTCCGCCAGCGTTGA
- a CDS encoding ClpP family protease — protein MPNDQDQTPRNDINPRIEDRLLESRTILVGEEVSDLLYRKLAAALLVLEEKDAKAPINVLINSPGGSADSGFAMYDLLKFTSCPVRTIANGLVASAAVLVFLAAPKGQRLSLPSSRFLLHQPSTVARGQSTDIDIAARQIIELRRRYNTIVSECTGKPLDTVERDSERDFWLTAPSAKEYGLVDKIITRRNELG, from the coding sequence ATGCCGAACGATCAGGACCAGACGCCGCGCAACGACATCAACCCGCGCATCGAGGACCGGCTGCTCGAGAGCCGCACGATCCTCGTGGGCGAAGAGGTCAGTGACCTGCTCTACCGCAAGCTCGCTGCGGCGCTGCTGGTGCTCGAGGAGAAGGACGCGAAGGCCCCGATCAACGTCCTGATCAACTCGCCCGGCGGGTCGGCGGACTCGGGCTTCGCGATGTACGACCTGCTCAAGTTCACGAGCTGCCCGGTGCGCACGATCGCGAACGGCCTCGTCGCGTCGGCGGCGGTGCTCGTGTTCCTCGCCGCGCCGAAGGGCCAGCGGCTCTCGCTGCCGAGCTCGCGCTTCCTGCTGCACCAGCCCTCGACCGTCGCGCGCGGTCAGTCGACCGACATCGACATCGCGGCGCGCCAGATCATCGAGCTGCGCCGTCGCTACAACACGATCGTGAGCGAGTGCACCGGCAAGCCGCTCGACACCGTCGAGCGCGACAGCGAGCGCGACTTCTGGCTCACCGCGCCGAGCGCCAAGGAGTACGGGCTCGTCGACAAGATCATCACGCGTCGCAACGAGCTCGGTTGA